The following are from one region of the Candidatus Bathyarchaeota archaeon genome:
- a CDS encoding MBL fold metallo-hydrolase has product MAERALVTKNGAVLLGDSVACDAYDATRPLRVVTHAHSDHLYGLRKSVKCCEKVLMTKATRDLAETLDEKLNLHQKSVRTLEYGKPFKYGDEKITLLKADHILGACQVLVEDAGGIRIAWSGDFRIEGTKAVDCDVLVVEATYGTPSCRRNFDVDVRQLLVDMVEKRLRGGAVYVFGYHGKLQEVMKLLRDADVAVPFVMPERVFEVTKVCEKHGMNLGPISLSTDKEGHQLLDGNLPCVAFYHMNQRQHVGLRNARICVSGWEFQKPCRQIGDREHLIALSDHSDFDGLIEYVKRTKAKQVITDNFRSNGDALAKEICKRLGVSAVAMPRSTPQTTL; this is encoded by the coding sequence TTGGCGGAACGGGCTCTTGTAACCAAAAACGGCGCGGTTCTCTTAGGAGACAGTGTCGCTTGCGACGCTTATGATGCCACGCGTCCGCTGCGGGTTGTTACGCATGCTCACTCTGACCATCTTTATGGTTTGCGCAAGAGCGTTAAGTGCTGCGAAAAAGTGCTCATGACCAAAGCTACCCGCGACTTAGCTGAAACACTCGATGAAAAGCTAAACCTGCACCAGAAATCCGTTCGAACCTTAGAATACGGTAAACCATTCAAGTATGGAGATGAAAAAATCACTTTGCTCAAAGCCGACCACATTTTGGGTGCATGTCAAGTGCTAGTTGAAGATGCAGGGGGAATTCGCATTGCGTGGTCGGGGGATTTTCGAATTGAAGGCACCAAAGCTGTTGACTGTGACGTTTTGGTGGTTGAAGCAACTTATGGTACCCCGAGTTGCAGGCGCAATTTTGACGTGGATGTGCGGCAACTGCTGGTTGATATGGTTGAGAAGCGCCTGCGCGGCGGCGCGGTTTACGTTTTTGGTTATCATGGCAAACTCCAAGAAGTAATGAAGCTGCTCCGTGACGCCGACGTTGCGGTGCCGTTTGTTATGCCTGAACGCGTTTTTGAAGTTACTAAGGTTTGTGAAAAACACGGCATGAACCTCGGTCCTATCTCATTATCCACCGATAAGGAAGGTCATCAACTCTTAGACGGCAACTTACCCTGCGTCGCCTTCTACCACATGAACCAACGCCAACATGTGGGGTTGCGTAACGCGCGGATATGCGTCAGCGGATGGGAATTCCAAAAGCCCTGCCGCCAAATCGGCGACCGCGAACACCTCATTGCTCTTAGCGACCACTCTGATTTTGACGGCTTAATCGAATACGTCAAGCGCACCAAAGCTAAACAAGTCATCACCGACAACTTCCGAAGCAACGGCGACGCCTTAGCCAAAGAAATCTGCAAACGCCTCGGCGTCTCCGCAGTTGCCATGCCAAGAAGCACACCCCAAACTACCCTCTAA
- a CDS encoding hydroxymethylglutaryl-CoA reductase, degradative: MSKSSVISGFYKLSPKERLALIADFANLTEEEQQLLQQPCSLPLDVADHMVENLIGVFPEPLGVAVNFLINGKDYLIPMATEEPSVIAAASYAAKMVRDGGGFKTSSTDPVMIGQIQVVKLKDAEYAQMKVLTARNEILKKANEQDPVLNSFGGGAKDLNAKIIQTSMGKMLIVELFVDCRDAMGANAVNTMAEAVSPMIEELTGGHVFLRIISNLAVKRLAKATCTVPKEAVGGEAVVEGIAYASAFAAADPYRAATHNKGAMNGIIAVVLATGNDHRAIEAGGHAYAALNGPYTSFSKWTKNANGDLEGSIELPMAVGLIGGAVKTHPIARIAMKILNVKSANEFAEVLAAVGLAQNLAALRALSSEGIQRGHMSLHARNIAVNAGAKGEQIEIVAERMVKERKVRVDRAKEILEELTKQ; the protein is encoded by the coding sequence ATGTCTAAGTCATCTGTTATTTCAGGCTTCTATAAGTTGTCGCCTAAAGAGCGGCTAGCGTTAATCGCAGATTTTGCAAACTTAACCGAGGAAGAGCAGCAGCTTCTGCAGCAACCCTGCTCTCTGCCCCTTGATGTCGCAGACCACATGGTTGAAAACCTCATCGGCGTCTTCCCCGAACCCCTCGGTGTAGCCGTTAACTTTCTCATTAACGGCAAAGACTACCTCATCCCGATGGCGACCGAGGAACCAAGCGTCATCGCAGCTGCCAGTTACGCTGCAAAGATGGTTCGTGACGGCGGTGGTTTCAAGACCAGCAGCACTGACCCTGTTATGATTGGGCAAATCCAAGTTGTTAAGCTTAAAGATGCAGAGTACGCGCAGATGAAGGTACTTACTGCTAGAAATGAAATCTTGAAGAAAGCAAATGAGCAAGACCCAGTTTTGAATTCTTTCGGCGGCGGTGCTAAGGATCTTAACGCCAAAATTATTCAAACTTCTATGGGGAAAATGCTTATAGTGGAATTGTTCGTGGACTGCCGAGACGCCATGGGCGCCAACGCTGTGAATACTATGGCTGAAGCTGTTTCACCCATGATTGAGGAACTCACAGGCGGACATGTCTTCCTAAGAATTATCTCAAATTTGGCTGTGAAACGCCTCGCCAAAGCAACCTGCACCGTACCCAAAGAAGCAGTAGGCGGCGAAGCAGTCGTTGAAGGCATCGCTTACGCTTCGGCTTTCGCTGCAGCTGACCCATACCGCGCGGCAACCCACAACAAGGGCGCCATGAACGGCATAATCGCCGTCGTCTTAGCCACAGGAAACGACCACCGCGCCATCGAAGCAGGCGGCCACGCCTATGCAGCACTAAATGGTCCGTATACATCGTTTTCGAAGTGGACCAAAAACGCAAACGGCGACTTGGAGGGTTCAATCGAGTTGCCGATGGCAGTTGGCTTGATTGGCGGTGCAGTAAAAACTCATCCCATAGCGCGTATCGCCATGAAAATCCTAAACGTGAAGAGCGCCAACGAATTCGCTGAAGTCTTAGCGGCTGTTGGTTTGGCTCAGAACCTTGCTGCGCTCCGTGCACTTTCCAGTGAGGGCATTCAGCGGGGGCACATGTCTTTGCATGCCAGAAACATCGCAGTAAATGCGGGCGCTAAGGGCGAGCAGATTGAGATAGTGGCTGAGCGTATGGTTAAGGAACGCAAGGTTCGTGTGGATCGTGCTAAAGAGATTCTTGAAGAATTAACCAAGCAGTGA
- a CDS encoding ECF transporter S component codes for MNQPNPPLRHSNLKIATVDLVLMALFASLGLATKNVFHPLVALLTGPLRVPAGAVAGGLYMMWPVMAYGLVRKPGAATLVSLTQAFISLVVPFGNFGVLSFVIYLLPGVAIDTFFFLLKHKACCLPCCMGACAIANVVGTTLIGALVLFLPTVVLAFLAIIAAISGSIGGFIANMLLVRISKVYAGGKNS; via the coding sequence ATGAACCAACCAAACCCACCCCTCCGCCACAGCAACCTCAAAATCGCAACCGTCGACCTAGTCCTTATGGCGCTCTTTGCAAGTTTGGGTTTAGCTACAAAAAACGTCTTCCACCCTTTAGTAGCACTGCTAACAGGTCCACTTCGAGTACCTGCAGGCGCAGTTGCAGGAGGGTTATACATGATGTGGCCTGTGATGGCATACGGTTTGGTGCGTAAACCTGGCGCGGCAACCTTGGTGTCGCTAACGCAAGCCTTCATCAGCTTGGTAGTGCCCTTTGGCAACTTTGGGGTATTATCCTTTGTCATCTACCTCTTACCAGGCGTGGCTATCGACACGTTTTTCTTCCTATTGAAACACAAAGCCTGCTGTTTACCCTGCTGTATGGGTGCCTGCGCCATCGCAAACGTTGTTGGAACCACCCTTATTGGAGCACTGGTGCTTTTTTTGCCAACTGTTGTGTTGGCGTTTTTGGCAATTATAGCGGCAATCAGCGGTTCTATAGGCGGATTCATCGCTAACATGCTTCTCGTTAGAATAAGCAAAGTCTATGCTGGAGGGAAAAACAGTTGA
- a CDS encoding molybdopterin-dependent oxidoreductase, giving the protein MKNQKIVVLAILAMTLLFGVSIYYLKENSVLSPTLPTGTPPNAELKITGDVETEKTLTITDLKQMPLTMVTQTSSGETANYVGISVTELLKNVGAEWDVGLVSFRSKDVTKCTIDIYQAYNSTLFSGSEFILAFAKNGQWLNGETQGPFVLVAPGLERNIVFGISEMNLQPWIIVVNGAVDHQLIITGKDIEDYEIKTVQATYAPPDGPQRVSNWTGVTLSSILQTSGVSSEANKVTISAMDGYSKEFSLQETQSLGLLIGYQENGVALSKVDSQPFRLIVPSEEFKWAQFWVKWVSEIKVS; this is encoded by the coding sequence TTGAAAAACCAAAAAATTGTTGTTTTAGCAATTTTGGCGATGACCCTCCTCTTTGGTGTATCAATCTATTATTTAAAAGAGAATTCTGTGCTGTCTCCAACGTTACCCACTGGAACACCTCCAAATGCGGAACTGAAAATTACAGGCGACGTAGAAACAGAAAAAACACTGACCATTACCGACTTAAAACAGATGCCACTTACAATGGTTACCCAAACCAGCAGTGGAGAAACCGCAAACTACGTTGGAATCTCGGTAACTGAATTGTTGAAAAATGTCGGGGCAGAGTGGGATGTAGGGCTTGTTAGTTTTCGCTCTAAAGACGTAACTAAATGCACAATCGACATCTATCAAGCTTACAATAGCACCCTCTTTAGTGGAAGTGAGTTCATCTTGGCGTTTGCGAAAAATGGGCAATGGTTAAATGGCGAAACTCAAGGACCCTTTGTTCTTGTAGCGCCAGGTTTAGAGCGCAACATTGTTTTTGGGATATCAGAAATGAATTTACAGCCGTGGATTATCGTGGTAAACGGTGCCGTTGATCATCAACTTATCATAACAGGAAAAGACATCGAAGACTACGAAATCAAAACCGTGCAAGCAACCTATGCGCCGCCTGATGGCCCGCAGCGGGTTTCTAACTGGACGGGAGTTACGCTTTCAAGCATTCTACAGACAAGTGGAGTTTCCTCAGAAGCAAACAAAGTTACCATATCCGCGATGGATGGTTACAGCAAAGAATTTTCACTACAAGAGACGCAAAGTTTAGGTTTGCTGATTGGTTACCAAGAAAACGGTGTAGCTCTATCTAAGGTTGATAGTCAACCGTTTCGGTTAATTGTGCCCTCTGAAGAGTTTAAGTGGGCGCAGTTTTGGGTTAAATGGGTTTCAGAAATAAAAGTAAGCTGA
- a CDS encoding molybdopterin-dependent oxidoreductase, with amino-acid sequence MKKSNKFALIVFFALIVAAIPLYYLALPDASQPEETLLIKGKVNCPTNVTFTELESFQAVTLHVTLTSSSRLKDNGDFNYTGVRLNDLLNLVEPYENATSIYIQASDGYGTTLSLQEARGENVIIAYLKDGQKLSLLKDGGEGPLRLIIGDDEFAQRWTRGVVVIEAR; translated from the coding sequence ATGAAAAAAAGCAACAAATTTGCTCTAATAGTTTTCTTTGCTCTCATCGTAGCTGCCATTCCGCTCTATTACCTTGCGCTCCCCGATGCGTCACAGCCAGAGGAAACTCTACTTATTAAAGGAAAAGTAAACTGCCCTACAAACGTTACTTTCACTGAACTGGAATCATTTCAAGCAGTTACGTTGCACGTAACTTTGACATCTAGCAGTCGCCTCAAAGACAACGGAGACTTCAACTACACAGGCGTGCGCCTAAACGATCTCCTAAACTTAGTGGAACCATACGAGAACGCAACCTCAATCTACATTCAAGCCTCTGACGGATACGGAACAACGCTGAGTTTACAAGAAGCAAGAGGCGAAAACGTCATCATCGCTTACCTCAAAGACGGGCAAAAACTATCTTTACTCAAAGACGGCGGCGAAGGCCCTTTAAGGTTAATTATAGGTGACGACGAGTTTGCGCAACGTTGGACACGCGGCGTTGTAGTTATTGAAGCCCGTTAA
- a CDS encoding LysR family transcriptional regulator, whose translation MENIRIDYLNTFLTVDKLHSFSLAAKELKTSQGTVSHHIAALETFFDAELFKRTAHGVEVTDAGAILKEAAERILKETQTAKANISSAKTVLSGTIKISAASVLEKQIIPILIAEFQDKHPEVKFKIKAQDSLTSFASLQSNDADFAALNSIDALGEKYECLQIGEEQLVFITAPNTKLAANKSIKLSEIVTYPFINRDVTSGTRLEIEKLLKDNKINPDTLKTKLELGSTCSVITAVSEGKGVSIIPSGDAAKAEKAGLIKAIPIVEAKKPYKLYLVRPKKAMLKPAEAFWEFCKQYKFNKSNP comes from the coding sequence ATGGAGAACATACGCATCGATTACCTAAATACCTTTTTAACCGTCGATAAACTGCATAGTTTCTCTTTGGCGGCAAAAGAACTCAAAACCAGCCAAGGAACAGTAAGCCACCATATAGCGGCATTGGAAACTTTTTTTGATGCCGAACTCTTCAAGCGAACAGCACACGGCGTCGAAGTCACCGATGCAGGAGCTATCCTAAAAGAGGCAGCTGAACGAATCCTAAAAGAAACACAAACCGCTAAAGCAAACATATCCAGCGCAAAAACTGTGCTTTCAGGAACCATAAAAATCTCGGCGGCAAGCGTACTTGAAAAACAAATTATCCCAATTTTGATTGCTGAATTCCAAGATAAACACCCAGAAGTTAAGTTTAAGATAAAAGCTCAAGACAGCTTAACCAGCTTTGCCAGTTTACAGTCAAACGATGCAGATTTTGCCGCCTTAAACTCAATCGATGCGCTCGGAGAAAAATACGAATGCCTCCAAATAGGCGAGGAACAGTTGGTTTTCATCACTGCACCCAACACAAAATTAGCTGCAAACAAATCAATAAAACTCTCTGAAATCGTGACTTACCCCTTCATTAACCGTGATGTAACCTCTGGAACAAGACTTGAAATCGAAAAACTACTCAAAGACAACAAAATAAACCCCGATACACTTAAAACAAAACTAGAGTTAGGCAGCACCTGCTCAGTCATAACCGCTGTTTCAGAAGGCAAAGGAGTAAGCATAATCCCCTCTGGTGACGCAGCCAAAGCCGAGAAAGCAGGATTAATCAAAGCAATCCCAATCGTTGAAGCAAAAAAACCCTACAAACTCTACCTCGTAAGACCCAAAAAAGCCATGTTAAAACCAGCAGAAGCGTTTTGGGAATTCTGTAAACAATACAAATTCAACAAAAGCAACCCCTAA
- a CDS encoding cation-translocating P-type ATPase, with amino-acid sequence MTKNWHSQNVENIMNELKVTNNGLTTQDAKQRLTQYGPNELTKEKGKSPLKLFIGQFTNVLMVILLIAIGLSIAVGEVADALIILAIVIASAVLGFTQEFRSEKAVDALKKMAAPTANVIRDGKETRVPASELVPGDIIILYTGDKVPADARLIESFTIKTDEAPLTGESAPAEKSTVTLPEDTQLNDRDNMVFSGTVVVYGRGKAIVTNTGMTTEFGKIAAMVQSAPEDETPLEKRMAAVGKWIGLLAVVIAISVGVVGIVVEGRDIIEMVLWAISLAVAAVPEALPAIITGALAIGMYRMVKVNAIVKRLPAVETLGCTSVICSDKTGTLTKGEMTVQRIYGNDKSIKVTGIGYSPEGHFFLDDDKEIKPDEELEQLLKVAVLCNDSGLEMDAKSGKWVVKGDPTEGALVVAAEKAGIKKETLDRSEKRIAEIPFSSERKRMTTIHQADGKYFAYMKGAPEIVLGKCSKILLNGKVQTLTKEVIEKHHKMTETMAQQALRNLGFAYKELPASAKDFSEEIEHDFVFVGIAGMIDPPRSEVKEAIKICRKAGIRPIMITGDHKLTATAVAKELTLLGETVEEGQVLTGDDLEKMTDEQLEAVVEKVVVYARVAPEHKSRIVKAWKKKDQVVAMTGDGVNDAPALKMSDIGIAMGISGTEVSKEAADMVLADDNFASIVKAVREGREIYDNIKKYLTYLLQCNIMEILVMFIAVVSVPYIARWLSPGSSMELIGSSAIALTAVQILWINLVTDGLPAIALGVDPGDPDLMDRKPRKTTESVFTRDVKTYLVFVPIFTTILLLGAYFSHLPWTSEFALLEARTQLFTAMVVIELTIAISARSFKYPIFKVGAFKNKFLWLAVLSSFALQLVVLYTPGVQELFDVHTPELIDWAVAALYAAIVFTTLEVGKYVTSRRKK; translated from the coding sequence GTGACCAAAAATTGGCACAGCCAAAACGTTGAAAACATAATGAACGAACTAAAAGTAACCAACAATGGCTTAACCACACAAGACGCAAAACAGCGACTAACACAATATGGACCCAACGAGTTGACCAAAGAAAAAGGCAAATCTCCACTCAAACTCTTCATAGGTCAATTCACAAACGTCCTCATGGTTATCCTTCTAATCGCTATCGGCCTCTCCATCGCAGTAGGCGAAGTAGCAGACGCCCTAATCATCTTAGCCATAGTTATAGCCAGCGCAGTCTTGGGGTTCACACAGGAGTTCCGCAGCGAAAAAGCCGTTGACGCCCTTAAAAAGATGGCTGCACCTACAGCGAATGTTATCCGCGATGGCAAAGAAACCCGAGTTCCCGCCTCGGAGCTTGTCCCGGGAGACATCATTATTCTCTACACCGGCGACAAAGTCCCTGCTGATGCCAGATTAATCGAATCCTTCACCATCAAAACCGATGAAGCGCCTCTGACTGGTGAATCTGCACCCGCTGAGAAATCAACTGTAACTTTGCCCGAGGATACGCAACTTAATGACCGCGATAACATGGTCTTTTCTGGAACAGTTGTAGTTTACGGCAGAGGCAAAGCCATAGTCACTAACACAGGCATGACAACTGAGTTCGGCAAAATCGCCGCGATGGTACAGTCGGCACCAGAAGACGAAACCCCCCTCGAGAAACGCATGGCTGCGGTGGGTAAATGGATCGGTCTCTTAGCAGTCGTCATCGCCATAAGTGTAGGTGTAGTCGGCATCGTTGTTGAAGGGCGCGATATCATTGAAATGGTGCTGTGGGCAATCAGTCTTGCTGTCGCAGCAGTTCCCGAAGCTCTACCCGCAATCATTACAGGCGCACTCGCTATCGGCATGTACCGTATGGTCAAAGTAAACGCCATAGTCAAACGTCTCCCAGCCGTAGAAACGCTCGGATGCACCAGTGTTATTTGCAGTGACAAAACAGGCACACTAACCAAAGGCGAAATGACCGTACAACGCATCTACGGCAACGACAAATCAATAAAAGTCACAGGTATAGGTTACTCCCCAGAAGGCCACTTCTTCCTAGATGATGACAAAGAAATAAAACCAGACGAAGAATTAGAGCAGCTACTCAAAGTTGCAGTCTTATGCAATGATTCTGGTTTGGAGATGGATGCTAAATCTGGGAAGTGGGTTGTAAAGGGCGACCCAACAGAAGGCGCACTAGTCGTAGCCGCTGAGAAAGCAGGCATCAAAAAAGAAACACTTGACCGAAGCGAAAAACGCATCGCTGAGATACCCTTCTCGTCTGAGCGCAAGCGTATGACCACCATACACCAAGCCGACGGCAAATACTTTGCTTACATGAAAGGCGCGCCCGAAATCGTTTTGGGAAAATGTAGCAAAATATTGCTCAACGGTAAAGTTCAAACCCTAACTAAAGAAGTCATCGAGAAACATCACAAAATGACCGAAACCATGGCGCAGCAAGCGCTCAGAAACCTTGGATTTGCCTACAAAGAACTCCCCGCAAGTGCTAAGGATTTCAGTGAAGAAATCGAGCATGACTTTGTCTTCGTCGGCATAGCAGGGATGATTGATCCGCCCCGCTCAGAAGTTAAAGAAGCCATAAAGATTTGCCGAAAAGCAGGCATACGTCCCATCATGATTACAGGTGACCACAAACTCACCGCCACAGCCGTCGCAAAAGAACTCACATTGCTCGGCGAAACCGTCGAAGAGGGACAGGTGCTTACCGGCGATGACCTTGAAAAAATGACCGACGAACAGCTTGAAGCTGTAGTTGAAAAAGTCGTAGTATACGCTCGCGTAGCTCCCGAACACAAATCCCGCATCGTCAAAGCCTGGAAGAAGAAAGACCAAGTCGTAGCAATGACCGGCGACGGAGTTAACGACGCACCAGCACTCAAAATGAGTGACATAGGCATAGCTATGGGCATATCCGGCACAGAAGTCAGCAAAGAAGCCGCAGACATGGTATTAGCAGACGACAACTTCGCAAGCATCGTTAAAGCGGTGCGCGAAGGCAGAGAAATCTATGACAACATCAAAAAATACCTCACATACCTGCTCCAATGCAACATCATGGAAATCTTGGTAATGTTCATCGCCGTCGTCAGTGTCCCCTACATCGCCCGCTGGCTATCCCCCGGCTCAAGCATGGAACTGATAGGCAGCTCAGCCATAGCTCTAACTGCCGTGCAAATCCTCTGGATCAACCTTGTCACTGATGGTTTGCCCGCTATAGCGTTAGGTGTTGACCCAGGTGACCCTGATTTGATGGACAGAAAGCCCCGCAAGACCACCGAGAGCGTCTTTACAAGAGACGTCAAAACGTACTTGGTCTTTGTACCAATATTCACTACGATCCTACTGCTAGGGGCATACTTCTCGCATTTGCCCTGGACAAGCGAGTTTGCGTTGCTGGAAGCTCGAACACAACTCTTCACTGCAATGGTCGTCATAGAATTAACCATAGCCATCTCAGCGCGTTCTTTCAAGTACCCAATTTTCAAAGTCGGCGCATTCAAAAACAAGTTCCTCTGGCTTGCAGTCCTCTCATCGTTTGCCTTGCAGCTTGTAGTCCTCTACACCCCAGGTGTCCAAGAATTATTCGATGTACACACGCCAGAACTAATCGACTGGGCAGTTGCAGCTCTATACGCTGCGATAGTCTTTACAACGCTTGAAGTGGGTAAATACGTTACAAGCAGACGCAAAAAATGA
- a CDS encoding cation-translocating P-type ATPase, which produces MSTEESWHSLDADETLSKLSSNNKGLTSADAAERQRKYGLNQLVAAQKSSPIKIFLAQFKSILILILLAAALISFATGHQFDAIIILIIVVLSSVLGFVQEYRAEKALEALTKMLVPTALVLRDGREIQVPAKDIVPGDILILREGDKVAADARLIEVNNLHVNEAPLTGESIPVEKDLQKAPKNAAILDKKCMVFSGTEVTCGKAKAVVVAVGMKTEFGKIAGQVSIVEKKETPLEKRTKEIGKWLGAAALGVSVTVIILGILRGLDILEMFLFGIALAVAAVPEALPAIVTGSLAIGMYKMAKRNALVRKMPAVETLGSTTVICSDKTGTLTKGEMTVRKIWTADKLLEVSGVGYSPQGKLETNDPEILKSQSFSLLMKASVLCNDADIVSDGDKWIVKGDPTEGALVVAALKAGIKKEELRNDYPRVDEYPFSSDRKRMTTIHSLRVKADDKNLIFMKGAPEIILRHCTHLSTEGKPEKLTEQRRKQVLGVNEEMASDGLRVLGVAYKEVSGDGTSYKEEDAESELSFLGLVGMMDPPRKEAMEAVRLCRQINIKPVMITGDHKLTALAVAKEIGIFKEGDEVLTGEDLEQLSQEEFEAKVRNVSVYARVSPLHKLKIVDAWKKKGEVVAMTGDGVNDAPALKKADIGVAMGITGTEVTKESADLVLADDNFATIVNAVELGRWTYDNIKKYLTYLLQANLVEIVILSFAVLAGFPLPLLPVHILYVNLATDGLPAIALGLSPAEPDVMKRPPRNPKESIFTKDVKAFLIRALLIETPLLLGVFISSLPLGIEVAQTRLFLLLIAFELILAICCRSLKYPVFKARPHKLLVATILWEIGLIALIINVPFLRDVFKLAPIGLYEIGLIVGLSALVFGTIELTKWLMHRRDDKQAQA; this is translated from the coding sequence ATGAGCACAGAGGAATCTTGGCACTCTTTAGATGCAGACGAGACATTAAGCAAGTTATCTTCAAATAACAAAGGATTAACTTCAGCAGATGCAGCGGAAAGGCAACGCAAATACGGCTTAAACCAACTAGTTGCAGCCCAAAAAAGTTCACCCATAAAAATTTTCTTAGCTCAATTCAAAAGCATCTTGATTCTGATTCTTTTAGCCGCTGCCTTGATTTCTTTTGCAACAGGCCATCAATTTGATGCGATAATCATACTAATTATCGTGGTTCTTTCCTCTGTGCTAGGTTTCGTTCAAGAATACAGAGCGGAAAAAGCGCTTGAAGCATTAACAAAAATGTTGGTTCCAACCGCGCTTGTGCTCCGGGATGGCAGAGAAATTCAAGTGCCCGCAAAAGACATCGTGCCAGGCGACATACTCATACTCCGAGAAGGCGATAAGGTCGCTGCTGATGCACGGCTTATTGAAGTTAACAACTTGCACGTCAACGAAGCGCCGTTAACGGGTGAATCTATCCCTGTTGAGAAAGATTTACAAAAAGCTCCAAAAAACGCCGCTATTTTAGATAAAAAATGCATGGTTTTCTCTGGAACAGAAGTCACCTGTGGAAAAGCCAAAGCTGTAGTCGTCGCCGTTGGAATGAAAACAGAATTCGGAAAGATAGCCGGTCAAGTCAGCATCGTGGAAAAGAAGGAAACACCACTGGAGAAGAGAACCAAAGAAATCGGGAAATGGCTTGGTGCAGCCGCGTTAGGTGTGAGTGTAACTGTTATAATTTTGGGTATCTTGCGGGGGCTAGATATTCTTGAAATGTTCCTCTTTGGCATAGCCTTAGCAGTTGCTGCGGTTCCCGAAGCACTGCCTGCCATTGTAACGGGAAGCTTAGCAATCGGCATGTACAAAATGGCGAAGAGAAATGCATTAGTTAGAAAAATGCCTGCTGTCGAAACTTTAGGTTCAACTACGGTTATTTGTTCAGATAAAACTGGTACATTGACTAAAGGCGAAATGACGGTCCGCAAGATTTGGACGGCAGATAAGTTATTAGAGGTCTCTGGAGTAGGTTATTCGCCACAAGGCAAATTGGAAACAAACGACCCTGAGATATTGAAGAGCCAATCTTTTTCGCTTCTGATGAAAGCTTCTGTTTTATGTAACGACGCCGACATTGTTTCCGATGGAGACAAATGGATTGTTAAAGGCGATCCAACCGAAGGCGCACTGGTAGTTGCTGCACTTAAAGCTGGAATCAAAAAAGAGGAATTACGCAATGACTATCCGCGTGTAGACGAGTACCCGTTCTCTTCAGATCGCAAACGCATGACCACTATACATAGTCTAAGGGTAAAAGCAGATGACAAAAACTTGATCTTCATGAAGGGTGCCCCCGAAATAATCCTTAGGCACTGCACCCATCTTTCTACAGAAGGCAAACCCGAAAAACTCACTGAACAAAGACGAAAACAGGTTCTCGGCGTGAACGAGGAAATGGCAAGCGATGGCTTGAGAGTTTTAGGTGTAGCTTATAAAGAAGTGTCGGGCGACGGCACAAGCTACAAAGAAGAAGACGCTGAAAGTGAACTTTCCTTCTTAGGTTTGGTGGGCATGATGGATCCACCACGGAAGGAAGCTATGGAGGCCGTGAGACTTTGCCGGCAAATCAACATTAAACCTGTAATGATAACAGGTGACCACAAGCTAACTGCGTTGGCTGTCGCTAAAGAGATAGGCATATTCAAGGAAGGAGATGAAGTCCTCACTGGTGAAGATCTAGAACAGCTCTCTCAAGAGGAATTTGAAGCCAAAGTTCGCAACGTGTCCGTGTATGCTCGTGTTTCACCGCTTCATAAACTCAAGATCGTGGATGCGTGGAAGAAGAAGGGCGAAGTCGTAGCGATGACTGGCGATGGAGTAAACGACGCACCAGCACTCAAAAAGGCAGACATCGGCGTCGCCATGGGAATCACTGGAACCGAAGTCACCAAAGAATCCGCCGATTTGGTTCTAGCAGACGATAACTTCGCAACCATAGTCAACGCTGTGGAACTGGGTCGCTGGACATACGATAACATAAAGAAGTACCTCACTTATCTGCTGCAAGCAAATCTGGTTGAAATCGTGATTCTTTCCTTTGCGGTTTTGGCTGGTTTTCCACTGCCCCTTCTGCCAGTTCACATTCTCTACGTTAACCTTGCCACAGACGGGTTGCCTGCTATTGCGTTGGGTTTGAGCCCTGCGGAACCCGACGTTATGAAGAGACCGCCTAGAAACCCAAAAGAATCCATATTCACAAAAGACGTTAAAGCATTCTTAATCCGCGCTCTACTCATTGAAACACCGCTACTGCTAGGTGTCTTCATCAGTTCACTTCCACTGGGAATTGAAGTAGCTCAAACTCGATTGTTCCTGCTCTTAATTGCCTTCGAGCTGATCTTAGCGATATGCTGTCGCTCGCTGAAATACCCCGTCTTCAAAGCAAGACCACACAAACTTCTAGTTGCAACGATCCTTTGGGAAATCGGCTTAATCGCTCTCATAATTAACGTGCCGTTCCTCAGAGATGTCTTCAAACTTGCTCCAATAGGACTATACGAAATAGGTCTCATTGTTGGATTGTCCGCGCTGGTCTTTGGAACCATAGAGTTAACCAAGTGGCTAATGCACCGTCGAGACGACAAACAGGCACAAGCCTAA